TTTTGGCATGCAGATGGCGGTGATCGAATGCGCGCGCAACCTTGCGGGCATCGGGAAGGCGTCCTCCACCGAATTCGGCCCGACCGACTTCCCGCTGGTGGGGCTGATGACCGAATGGGCGCGCGGCAACGAACTGCTGCGCCGGCGCGAAGGTGGCGAGATGGGCGGCACCATGCGGCTGGGCGCCTACCCCGCAAAACTTGCCGAGGGCTCGCGGGCGGCAGAAGCCTATGGCCGGACCGACATCCGCGAACGCCACCGCCACCGCTACGAGGTCAACAACCACTACCGCGAACAGCTGGAAAAGACCGGGCTGCGCTTTTCGGGCATGTCGCCCGACGGCATCCTGCCTGAAGTGGTGGAATACCCCGACCATCCATGGTTCATCGCGGTGCAGTACCACCCCGAACTGCTGTCCAAGCCGTTCGATCCGCACCCGCTGTTCTCCGGCTTCATCAAGGCGGCCGTGGCCAAGGCCGCCGAGCGGACGGCGGCCAAGCGATGACGGACCATCGTGCCCTGACCATCGGCAATCTTACGGTTGGCAACGAATCCCCCTTCACGCTGATCGCGGGGCCGTGCCAGATCGAATCCGCCGATCATGCGATGGAGGTGGCCGATGCACTGTATGGCATCGCAACAAGGCTGGGCATCGGGCTGATCTACAAAAGCTCGTTCGACAAGGCCAACCGCACCTCCATCAACGGCGCGCGCGGCGTGGGCATGGCGCAGGGGCTGGACATACTGGGTCAGGTGCGCGCCCGCCTTGGCGTGCCGGTGCTGACCGACGTGCACCTGCCCGACCAGTGCGCCGCGGTGGCCGAGACGGTGGACGTGCTGCAGATCCCGGCCTTCCTGTGCCGCCAGACCGACCTGCTGGTGGCGGCAGGCAGGACCGGGGCCGCCATCAACATAAAAAAGGGGCAGTTCCTGGCCCCGTGGGACATGGCGAACGTGGCCGCCAAGGTTGCATCCACCGGCAATGAACGCATCATGCTGTGCGAGCGTGGCACGTCATTTGGCTACAACACGCTGGTCAATGACATGCGCGCCCTGCCGATCATGGCGGGAACGGGCTATCCCGTCATCTATGATGCGACCCATTCCGTGCAGCAGCCCGGGGGCCTGGGCACATCCTCGGGCGGGCAGCGGGTGTTCGCACCCATCCTGGCGCGCGCGGCACTGGCCATTGGCGTAGCCGGCGTGTTTATCGAGACCCATCCCGATCCCGACACCGCACCCAGCGATGGCGCGACCATGCTGCCACTGTCCTGCATGGAGGACCTGCTGGCCTCGCTGCTACAGTATGACCGCCTGACCAAGCAGAACCCGCCAGCCGACATCATCTGATCCCCTGCCCCGCGGCAACCCGCCGTGGGGCAGGCAAGCCCTTTCCTGCCGCGGCTCCCTGCCGGGCTGGCATGGCAATGTGCCGCCCCATGCCTGTCCTCCCGTTTCCTTTGCATGCCTGTAGCGGAAGGCTGAAAGGGCACGCCCTGCACGAACGGACACTCTCGCACCAGACAGGCGGCATGACGGAAACATGCTGGAAAACAACCCGGCCCGGCCACTGTTTTCCTGTATTGCGCCAGCTACGCGCCACTTCCATCCCCGGCCATGCGCCGCAATATGGCACCGCCCGCCTGCGCGAAGGCTGCCGGGTCATAACGTTGCATGACCAGCACCCGCGCGGCCTGCCCCATCTGCGCCAGCCGCCCCGGCTGGCGCAGGGCCGCCTCCAGCCGGTCAGCCAGTGCCTGTGGCCGGTCGGGGGAGACTTTCCAGCCTGTTATCCCCTCCCTGATGGAGTGGTTCATTTCCCCGACGCTGCTGCCAATCACGGGTAGCGCCATGTTCATCGCTTCATGGGCGGCGATACAGAATCCTTCCCGCCGGGAAGGCTGCACATACAAATGGCACCGGCGCAGGAAAGCGGGCGTGTCCTCCACGTAACCGGCAAAAATCACGTTATCCAGCCTATGGCGCTGGCAGAAGGCATGCAGCCGTGCATGCTCCGCCCCCTCCCCCCCGATCGTGACACGAAAGGGTGGCAGGCCACGCACGCCCCGCAGCAGGACCAGCGCACGGCACAACACATCATACCCCTTTGCGGGATTGAGGCGCCCCAGCGTGCCGATCTCCACCACCTGCCCCGCCTGCCAGCCGGGAGCGGGTGCCGGATCGGGGCGGGTGCGGAAAATGGGCCAGCACATCAGCCTGTCATCCGGCACAGCCAGCCTTTTGCGGGTCAGTTCGGTGACATGACGGGAATCCCCCACCCAGAACCGGCTGCGCGCGCGCATGAGCCGGAGCAGCGCCAGGTTCCCGGGCCTGAGAAACGCATTATGCTGCCAGCTGACCACCGGAATTCCCTGTCGCATCCCTACCAGCTGGCCCAGCAGGGTCGCACGTGTGAGTGATGTCCAGATATGGGGGGGCGCCACACGGCGGACCCATGCATCAAGCCGGTGCAGCACAAGGGGAAAAGGCGTATCATCGGGGGCGAGGACATCCGCTTCCACCCCCGCCTGCCGGAGCGCCGGAATCGCACGGCCATTGCGCCGCTCCAGCGCCACGACATGAACCGAATGCCCGTGGCTGCGGCAGACATCCACAATGGCCGGGATGGGGAGCGCCGCCCCCCCGCCTTCAAAACTGTTAATGACATAAGCAATACGCATGACATTCTCCACCCCCCGGCAGGGTGGCGGGATGATAGCGTCAGGCGGGCGGTCTGTTCAGGCGGCGGCGCGTTTATCCTGTAACAAATAGTAAACAATTTCCCGCGCGGCACGACAGGCGGCAGTCTGGCCCGCAACGGTATGGAACGTTGCGGCAAAGGCCTCACGCTGGCGCTGGGCAAACACGGCCTGCTGCGCCTGCGCCACGGCAAGGGCATGCGGCAGGGCGCTGACCCGGTCAATGACCTGCCCCATGTTCCAGTGCGCGTAGCTGGGATTACCCTGCCATGGGGCATTGTGGGAATTGAGGAAGATGCACGGCCGCGGGTTGCATATCCATTCATAGATCTGGCTGCTGCCGTCACCAAGATAGATGTCGGCAGCCAGCACGTAGGACATGTCGACCGAATTCCCGCTGCCCGTGTCAATCAGGATATGGGAGAGGTTACGCAGTCTTTCCGGTATGGCGCGGCGGCGGCGGATGCGCCTGTGCTCGACCGATGTATGCAGCCTGCGGCGGAACAGCATGACATGGGGGGCAAAGATCAGGTTGTAGTCATCCTGGCCGGCGAACCATTCCAGCACCTCCATCCCCATGTCCCACCAAGAGGACAGGACCGGATCGAAATGCGGGTTGTACAGGACGGTCGGCCGGTCGTTATCAAAAAAGCGCGGGCGGGCCGTCATGTCGATGGTATCGAATTTCGGGTAGCCGACCACCGCGTGATGGCCGGGCCGGACCAGGCCCTTTTCCAGCATGCGGTCGCGGGTCTTGGCGCCGGGCAGGAGCACAAGGTCGAAAAAGCGCGTCACATCCCGAAAGCCGATAGAGCGGTCCCCCGCCCCGTGCGGGAAATAGATCAGCCTGACATCAAGGTTGAAATGGCTCCTGAGCATGGCCGAAGTCGTTTCCGGCACCACCAGGGCATCAAAACTGGCGAACAGCCCCACATTCTCGCGCAGGTTGGCAATGCGGCGGAATGGCAGCACCGCCTTCGCCACCACATCGATGACGCGCGCCAGGCGACCGATATCGATATGGACAAAACGGACACGTTCCGCACAGGCGGAGATGATCTTCCGGACCTGCATTTCCTGTTCGACAGAGGACGTGATGACGGTCACATCCTGCCCGAGTGCGATCAGTTCGCAGATGATCGGCGCTGTATGCGATATCTGATGGATACAGTCATGATTGAACAGAAAGCCGATCTTCATGCGGGAGGACGTCATGTGACGAACTGTGACGGAATTTTGCCATAAATAATAGATATCGTATCGTTATTTGAGAAATTTTTATCTTTCTGCCATGCTCGCCATGTCGTGCCCCGATGCCCTGCCCGTCAGGTACCGGCCGGGACGGACGGCATTACCGGCTGCCCGATCCGCGATAGGTCGAACGGGGCCGTCTGGTATATCTGGTTGATCCAGTTTCCCGCCAGCAGGTGGGCATGGCCACGCCAGCGGTTGACGGGCCGCCTGGCGGGATTGTCATCGGGGAAGTAACGATGCGGGACGGGCACCGCGAGACCGGCTTCGCGGTCACGGAAATATTCATCCGCCAGCGACGTGGTATCATATTCCAGATGATTGAACATGTGCAGCATGCGATGATCGGGATCATCAAGCAGGCAGGGGCCGGTGTGCGCGCTTTCGGCCAGTATGGTCATGCCGCTGGCAGGTGGAATGTCGGCGCGCCTGACCTCCGTCCAGCGTGAGACGGGAATGGACAGGTCATCGGCAAACCCCAGCATATAGGGAGACGCGGGCACCAGCACCCTGTGGTCATACACCCCGAAGGCCTTGCGCTCCAGCGCGTGCTTGGGCATGCCATGGAAATGATGGACCGCCGCCTGCGCCGCCCAGCAGATAGTGAAACAGCGGTGCACATGCGTCTGGGTCCAGTCCAGAACACGGCGCAGTTCATCCCAGTAGGTCACTTCATGGAATGCCAGCCGCTCGACCGGTGCGCCGGTAATGATGAAGCCATCGAACCGCTCGGCACGCACATCCTCCCACGCACGGTAGAAGGACGCCATGTGCCCGGCCGGGGTATGGCGCGGCACATGTCCGCCCATGCAGACCAGGGTCAGTTCCACCTGTAGCGGCGTGGCCCCCACCAGGCGGGCGATCTGTGTTTCGGTACGGATCTTGTTGGGCATGAGGTTGAGCAGGCCGATACGCAGCGGGCGGATATCCTGCCGTATGGCGTCGGTTTCGCCCATTACCATCACGCCTTCCGCCTCAAGCACACCACGGGCGGGAAGATTATCGGGAATTCTGATCGGCATGACCTGCGTCCAACCTCCATACGGGCGGGGCGAACGCGGTGGCCTGTTCCGTTTGGTTGCCGGTTGGGCCACATCCTCCCTTTCAGGAGCGCCACCTTGCCCGGACTGGCAGGTTGGCGTTGGGCGTTGCCCCAACTCTTGATGCAGCCCCGTTACTACGCGCTTTATCTTCCTGTCGCAAGCATTGATGCCATGCGCGCCGGAACGGAATACGCCTGCCTGTTACGCAGGCATGCATTCAGGCATGGGACAGGATGGACTGCCGGATCATGTCGGATGGTTGCGGGCGGCCAAGCAGGAAGCCCTGCACCTGATTGCAGCCCAGATCGTTCAGATGCGTCCACTGGTCCTGTGTTTCCACGCCTTCAGCCGTGATCGGGATGTCCATGCTCTGCGCCAGGCTTATGATGGCGCGGATGATGCCCGTCGCCCCCCGCTCGGGCAGTTCCTGCACAAACGAGCGGTCGATCTTGATCTTCTGGAACTGAAACGAGCGCAGGTAGCCCAGCGAGGAATAACCGGTGCCGAAGTCATCCAGCACGATGCTGCATCCGATACGCCCCAGCCTTTGCAGGATTTCACGGTTGGTGGCGCTGTTCTGGACGAAGATGTTTTCGGTAATCTCTATCTCCAGCCGTTCAGGCGGCAGGCCGGATTCCGCCAGTGCCTCTTCCACGATCCGGATGAAGCGCGGGTTGCGCAGCTGGATAGGCGAGACATTGACCGCCACCTTGACCTGTGCGGGCCAGTCGGCCGCCTCGTTGCACGCGGCACGCAGCACCCACTCGCCCAGATCGTGGATCAGGCCGTTTTCCTCCGCCAGCCCCACGAACTGGTCGGGCGGGATCATGCCCTGCGTGGGGTGGTGCCAGCGCACCAGTGCCTCACACGCGCTCAGGCGGTTACCGGGCATGGAATACAGCGGCTGGAAATGCAGGGTCAGCCCGTTATCGGCAATGGCGCCGCGCAGTTCGCTGCCCAGCCGTGCGCGGGTCTGGATCTCGTCACGCAGGGCCTCATCAAAGAACTGGAAGCCGTTGCGCCCGAGCGACTTGGCGCGGTACAGCGCGATATCGGCATATTGCAGCAGGTTTTCGGACGTCCCGGCGTCACGCGGGTACAGAGCGGAGCCTACGCTTGCGCCAATCACGATATGGTGCCCGTCAATGACATAGGGCCTGCTTACCGTCTCGACAATTTCGCGCGCGCGGCCGGTCAGTTCGTCCGGCCCGGGCACGTCGGGCCAGATGATGGCGAATTCATCCCCGCCCAGCCGGGCGACAAGATCCTCCGGCCGGCTGCATGCGCGCAGCCGTTCCGATACCAGCTGCAGCAGGCTGTCCCCCGCCGCGTGGCCATACACGTCATTCACGGTCTTGAAGTAATCAAGGTCGATGCACAGGAGCGTTGCGGCACCGCCGGGCGTGCAGGCCATCTCCAGCCGGGAGGTGAACAGGGCGCGGTTGGCAAGGCCGGTCAGCGGGTCGTAATGGGCCAGCAGTTCGACCTGGTGCTGGGCGTTGCGCTGCTCGGTCACATCATCGGCCACGCACAGTTCCCACCGGGGAGCGCCGCGTTCATCCGTTATCGTGACCTGGCGGGTGGAAATGGCGCGCTGCATGCCATTGTGGTCGCATAATGTCTTTTCAGTCACACCCTTCCCGCCCGCCGCAAAACGGCTGACCAGAAGGTGACCGATCTCATCAGTGGCAAAGACGTCATGCACATCCCGCCCGAGCAGCAGGTCACGCCTGCAGCCGGTCATGGCCTCGGCCGCGCGGTTGACCAGCACAAGGTTCTCATGGCGCAGCGAACGCACGATCAGGGCAGAGGGAATGTTCTCCACGATCGTGTCGATAAACAGCTTGTCACGTGAAATCTTGCGGTTGGCGCGGCGCAGTTCCTCGGCCGCTTCCTTCAGGCTGGCGGCAGAGGCCAGGGCGTGGGAATGGGATGCGTTGATCAGGTCCAGCGCCGAGCCGGTGCCAAGGTAACGTCCGTTGCGGGTAACGATATAGCCGCGCAGCAGATCGGAGGGCTGGCTCATCAATGTCAGCGCCGTAAAGTCGGATGACGAGACCGCCGCGTCAATCACGACCGGGCTGTCATCCATCAGCAGCGCCACCGGCCGCCGGTTGAACAGCGCATGGCCGAACTTGCCCGATACCCTGAGAAAAAAGGCCTGCCGTTCAACCAGACCGACAGGCACGTTATCATCCTTCACGACCGCGACGAGCATCAGTTCAGGGTCGTTATGGAAAAATTCAAACAGGCACTCCCCCAGCGCATCGGGGGGAATGACCGGCCCGGCCCTTGCAATGTCCCCCATGACCTGAACGGTGGCGGACGGGCTTTTCTGTGCAGAAATCTCATTCATCATTCAATTTTCCACAGCGGGATCGGGCTGTTTTCTGTCGTATTGGTTCACTTGTTATTGCTTCATTTTAGATAATATAAAAAATATAGTTCAATTTTACTTATTGGCGCCCGGACTGAAATGCCCGGGCGCCACGGCATGGCAATATCATGCCGTTACGCTACACGACCCGCCCGGTCAGAAGGCGGCCTGGATACGACCGGCGACCGAGTTGCCTTCGCGGCCCATAACTTTGGCCAGGGCACTGTCAGTATCGCTGATGATGAAGTGGTTGTAGTCAAGCATGAAGCGGAAGTGGCGGTTGGGATACCAGTTCAGGCCAGCCGACCACACCGTCTGCTGCCCGCCACGTATGGCGCCATGACCGGTGCCAAGACCAAGGTTGGCGTTCAGGTCGGCCACGCTGTAACGGGCCGAAACTTCCAGCGCACCCCAGTAACCATGCGCCGGGTCGAAGGCGTGGTCCACGCCGGGGGCGGCGAATGCGCCTTCCTTGATGTTGTAGGAACGCGCCTTGC
This portion of the Komagataeibacter sp. FNDCF1 genome encodes:
- the kdsA gene encoding 3-deoxy-8-phosphooctulonate synthase; protein product: MTDHRALTIGNLTVGNESPFTLIAGPCQIESADHAMEVADALYGIATRLGIGLIYKSSFDKANRTSINGARGVGMAQGLDILGQVRARLGVPVLTDVHLPDQCAAVAETVDVLQIPAFLCRQTDLLVAAGRTGAAINIKKGQFLAPWDMANVAAKVASTGNERIMLCERGTSFGYNTLVNDMRALPIMAGTGYPVIYDATHSVQQPGGLGTSSGGQRVFAPILARAALAIGVAGVFIETHPDPDTAPSDGATMLPLSCMEDLLASLLQYDRLTKQNPPADII
- a CDS encoding bifunctional diguanylate cyclase/phosphodiesterase, with protein sequence MNEISAQKSPSATVQVMGDIARAGPVIPPDALGECLFEFFHNDPELMLVAVVKDDNVPVGLVERQAFFLRVSGKFGHALFNRRPVALLMDDSPVVIDAAVSSSDFTALTLMSQPSDLLRGYIVTRNGRYLGTGSALDLINASHSHALASAASLKEAAEELRRANRKISRDKLFIDTIVENIPSALIVRSLRHENLVLVNRAAEAMTGCRRDLLLGRDVHDVFATDEIGHLLVSRFAAGGKGVTEKTLCDHNGMQRAISTRQVTITDERGAPRWELCVADDVTEQRNAQHQVELLAHYDPLTGLANRALFTSRLEMACTPGGAATLLCIDLDYFKTVNDVYGHAAGDSLLQLVSERLRACSRPEDLVARLGGDEFAIIWPDVPGPDELTGRAREIVETVSRPYVIDGHHIVIGASVGSALYPRDAGTSENLLQYADIALYRAKSLGRNGFQFFDEALRDEIQTRARLGSELRGAIADNGLTLHFQPLYSMPGNRLSACEALVRWHHPTQGMIPPDQFVGLAEENGLIHDLGEWVLRAACNEAADWPAQVKVAVNVSPIQLRNPRFIRIVEEALAESGLPPERLEIEITENIFVQNSATNREILQRLGRIGCSIVLDDFGTGYSSLGYLRSFQFQKIKIDRSFVQELPERGATGIIRAIISLAQSMDIPITAEGVETQDQWTHLNDLGCNQVQGFLLGRPQPSDMIRQSILSHA
- a CDS encoding glycosyltransferase family 4 protein, encoding MRIAYVINSFEGGGAALPIPAIVDVCRSHGHSVHVVALERRNGRAIPALRQAGVEADVLAPDDTPFPLVLHRLDAWVRRVAPPHIWTSLTRATLLGQLVGMRQGIPVVSWQHNAFLRPGNLALLRLMRARSRFWVGDSRHVTELTRKRLAVPDDRLMCWPIFRTRPDPAPAPGWQAGQVVEIGTLGRLNPAKGYDVLCRALVLLRGVRGLPPFRVTIGGEGAEHARLHAFCQRHRLDNVIFAGYVEDTPAFLRRCHLYVQPSRREGFCIAAHEAMNMALPVIGSSVGEMNHSIREGITGWKVSPDRPQALADRLEAALRQPGRLAQMGQAARVLVMQRYDPAAFAQAGGAILRRMAGDGSGA
- the metA gene encoding homoserine O-succinyltransferase, which produces MPIRIPDNLPARGVLEAEGVMVMGETDAIRQDIRPLRIGLLNLMPNKIRTETQIARLVGATPLQVELTLVCMGGHVPRHTPAGHMASFYRAWEDVRAERFDGFIITGAPVERLAFHEVTYWDELRRVLDWTQTHVHRCFTICWAAQAAVHHFHGMPKHALERKAFGVYDHRVLVPASPYMLGFADDLSIPVSRWTEVRRADIPPASGMTILAESAHTGPCLLDDPDHRMLHMFNHLEYDTTSLADEYFRDREAGLAVPVPHRYFPDDNPARRPVNRWRGHAHLLAGNWINQIYQTAPFDLSRIGQPVMPSVPAGT